The region CTAAGGGGTGGTAGTGCAATTACCCGTAGAGCCCCCTTAGAATCCTGTTCGATAGAGACCTCCCCCTTTCCTGTCAGAAGCGCTAGCCCCTGCTTAAAGAAGCGGTTGTGCAGCACACGATAGCGGGATACCCGTGTTGCTAGGTAACGCTCGCCCGCCCAAGCGGCGAGTTGCCAGACAAAGTGCGTCCAAGCAGCCTTGCGACCCCTTGGAACTACCCTACCTCGGCCAACGAAGTGGCTACTGGCATCACCCGAGGGCGCCCCATACAGCTCCTGAAGCTTTGAAACCGTACTGTACCTAAAAAATCCTCTGCGTTGGTACGAATCATTTTGATAGCGCGCAATTCCTCCAGAGCTCGCGTCCTCTAGGGTAAGGACGGCGCGCAGAAGCTGCGCCTCAATCTGCAGGGCCCACTTACTATCTCGGCCGCTCCGAGAGGCTAGGAAATTAGGGTAATCAAGTTGCAGTAGATAGATCAGGGCTCCATCGGCTCTCCGATATCGCGCATCGCTAGGCTTATACTGGGGCGATTCATGCGGCAGGTCTGAGATCATCTCCTTAATGACCCTACCCTCCATAAAGGTTACGGCTTCAAGCAGGGATAGCGCAGCATAGCGGCGGTCAAGATATGCGCGCTGCTTTAGAAACTCACGCCTAATAAATGAAAAGCCCCTCCGTATTGAGAGCTCGGCGAGTTTAACGATTAATCTGTGCTCCCATGCTCTGACGGAGCTTCGAACGGCAGGGATCTCCTCCCACGAGCCGCTATTCTCGCTTTTCCAGAATTTAATCTGCGCAAGAAAGGGGATAATAAGCCCAAGAAAACGGCGCTGTTTTGCGCTTAACTCACTCAGCGATATACGCCCCTGCTCAATTGCTTCAAGCACATGCCAAGCCAAGATCTGCCAGGCGTCCTGCTTATGCGCCCAGCCCTCAATCTGTGCCGCGTTCAGATTGTTTGAAACAGCGGCAAAGATATAGGGCCAATTGGCGGCCTCCGTTCTAAAGGCCTCCGATTGCGACCTAACTATCCCCTCAAAACGCTTTAACTGGCTAACGGAAGAGATAAAGGTAAGTGCCGAGAAAAGCACTCTCTTACCTTGCATTGCTATCTTTTGATTACTACTGCTTAGGAGCCGTGCTCCGATAATGGCGTTATCCCTGACCCAGTAATGCGTGCCCATCGGCCACATATCGGTGCTTGCCGCGCGCGCTATGGTAAGGGTGGTGCGCTCCCCATCAAGATCTTGCCAGTTATGCCGTTCACACCGGATCTTAAAGGTGCCGGCTTTATCTAACGTTGCGGTCAGCTTCCTAAGCTCCCTGGGGCTCTCTATCGTGAGCGCTAAGGTATCTACCTTAAGCGCCGTTTTTGAGACTCTTTTTGAAAGCTCTATTATAAGCAGTCGGTCCAACTCCTTAAGCTTTTTTGGGGAAATATAATTCATATACGATAGCACCCGATTATGCGCCGAAAAACTGCTGCGCTGCATCTAAATACCGTAAGACATCCGGTGCAAACTAGAGACGCAAACGGGGTCTGGTGATTCATCCTACTTTACCTTACGATTCAGACAAGGCCCATGGACTCAAAAGACTTTCTCCACCAACTACTCCTTACTCCCTCCCCCTCCGGTTTTGAACAACCTGTTCAGAGGATAGTACGGGAGCGTATGAAGCGTTATGCGGATTCAATTGAAACCGATCTACATGGGAACGTTATAGTTGCCCTTAATCCCAAAGCTGAGCGCAAGATAATGTTGGCTGGGCACTGCGATCAGATCGGATTAATGGTGCGCCATATCTCAACTGAGGGCTACATCTATGTCTCTGCCCTGGGGGGTGTCGACATCGGGGTGTTGTACGGGGCGCGCATAACCATCCACTCCGAAAAGGGTCCAGTCGATGGCA is a window of Pseudomonadota bacterium DNA encoding:
- a CDS encoding M42 family peptidase, with translation MDSKDFLHQLLLTPSPSGFEQPVQRIVRERMKRYADSIETDLHGNVIVALNPKAERKIMLAGHCDQIGLMVRHISTEGYIYVSALGGVDIGVLYGARITIHSEKGPVDGIVGRKPIHSQTTEERERQKNDMEKIWIDIGAKNRKEAEKKVSIGDCATFQLAILELGNGLICAPGLDDKVGLFVAMETLRVCSSKKLSVGLYAVSTVQEEVGLR